Part of the Bradyrhizobium sp. AZCC 1721 genome, GCTCTTCACATTGCTCGAAAAGGACCTAGTCGCCCGGCTGGAAGCCAAGTGCAGGGATATCAACATACCGAGCCTCTCCATCATTGGTCCGGTGATGCAGTTGTTCGAAGCCTATCTGGGCGCGGCGACGACGGGCAGGGTAGGCGCCCAGCACGTTCTGAACGCGGAATATTTCAAGCGCATCGACGCCCTGAACTACACCATGATGCATGACGACGGACAGCACGTCGAAGGCCTGGAAGAGGCGGATGTCGTTCTCGTCGGCGTATCCCGCACCTCGAAGACGCCGACTTCGATCTATCTCGCCAACCGCGGCGTCCGTACAGCGAACGTGCCGCTGGTCCCTGGCATTCCGCTGCCGCACCAACTGGAGGCACTGAAAAAGCCGCTGGTCGTCAGCCTTCATGCGACGCCGGAGCGGCTGATCCAGGTCCGGCAAAATCGCTTGCTGAGCATGGGCGCCGATACCCCCAATGATGATTACATCGATCGTCAGGCAGTGGCCGATGAAGTAGCCTATGCCCGAAAACTGAGCGCCAGATTCAGTTGGGCGCAGCTCGACGTGACACGGCGTTCGATCGAGGAAACCGCGGCGGCGGTGCTAAAATTGTTCACCGATCGCCAGCGGCAGCGGCTTCCGGAATGACGCAGCCAAGATGACCATTTGGCGTGGACAACACCAG contains:
- a CDS encoding pyruvate, water dikinase regulatory protein, encoding MPTTGNYFHLHLVSDSTGETLITVARAVAAQYANVTAVEHVYPLVRSQKQLDRVLDEIEEAPGIVLFTLLEKDLVARLEAKCRDINIPSLSIIGPVMQLFEAYLGAATTGRVGAQHVLNAEYFKRIDALNYTMMHDDGQHVEGLEEADVVLVGVSRTSKTPTSIYLANRGVRTANVPLVPGIPLPHQLEALKKPLVVSLHATPERLIQVRQNRLLSMGADTPNDDYIDRQAVADEVAYARKLSARFSWAQLDVTRRSIEETAAAVLKLFTDRQRQRLPE